GGGACGCACATGGTCCTCGCGGGGCTGCTCGTCGGCGCCACCACGGTCGTGACGCTCTCCACGCGCGGCACCGCCGGTCGCCAGGCCGTCCGCGAGCCGATCGCGGGCTGACGCGCGGGGCACCGCACGCGGTCTCCGACACCCCACGAGTCGATCGACTCGTGGGGTGTCGTTCGTCGTGCGCGGAACGCAACCGGCTGACGGACTGGAGGCGCGGTGCGTGCCCGCCACGCGCCTCCAGGCCGGTGGGTGGTCGCGCCCGGCGCCTCCTGCGGACCCGGAACGACTACCCCGACGTCGTACGACGACGGCCTCGTCGCACACCAGCGCGTTCAACAACCCGCGTCCGCAACGAACGACATCGTCGCTGTCGTACGACAGCGACGATGTCGCACGGGGTCCGCAGCCAAGACGGCCGCGCCCGGGGCCGCGCGCGCCCAGCGCTAGAAGGTGAAGACCTGCGGCAGCAGCGGGTCGATGCCCACGGCGATGAACAGCAGCGTCAGGTACGTGATCGAGCTGTGGAAGACGCGCATCGGCTGCACGTGCTCCACGTGCTGGATCGCCCGCGAGTACAGCCGGTGCGACTCGACGACGAACCAGATGCCGCCGGCCAGCGCGACCACCGTGTAGAGCGGCCCCATGTGCGCGACCGGGATGAGCAGCAGCGAGCAGACGAGCGTCGCCCACGCGTACAGGACGACCTGGAGACCGACCACCGTGCGACCGCGGACGACCGCGAGCATCGGCACGTCTGCGGCGTCGTAGTCGTCGCGGTACTTCATCGACAGCGGCCAGTAGTGCGGCGGCGTCCAGAGGAAGATCACCATGAAGAGGATGACCGGCGCCCAGGTCAGCGACCCGGTGACGCCCGCCCAGCCGATCAGCACGGGCATGCAGCCGGCCGAACCGCCCCAGACGATGTTCTGCGGGGTGCGGCGCTTGAGCCACAGCGTGTAGACGAAGACGTAGATGAGGATCGCGATGACGCTCAGGGCGGCCGCGAGCCAGTTCACCAGGAACCCGAGGACCGCGGTCGACGCGACGCCGAGCACCCACGAGAAGACGAGTGCCTCACGGTCGGAGAGCTCACCGGTCACGAGCGGCCGGGTGCTCGTGCGCTTCATGAGCCGGTCGATGTCACGGTCGATGTAGCAGTTGAAGGCGGAGGCGGACCCGGCCGACATCGCGCCACCGAGCATCGTCCAGAAGACGAGCCACAGGTCCGGCACCCCGCGCTCGGCGAGGAACATCGTCGGCGCCGTCGTGACGAGCAGCAGCTCCATGACCCGCGGCTTCGTCAGTGAGACGTAGGCACGCACCTTGCGCGACAGCGTCGAGCGGGGTCGATCGGTGTCGGGCCGGGTCACGGTGGCAGTCGGCAAGGGAACCTCAGTCTGTTCGCGTCAGCTCACACGCTCGGTGGACGGCTCCGTCGTCGTCGGGGCGTGCGTCGACCCGGAATGCGCACGGGTCCCGGACAGTTTACGTGATGGAGGCGCCGCGATGATGCCCCGCCCCGCCATCCGGACCGAAGTCACCCACCGACACGCCCGGCCGACGGCGGGTCCCCGCGACGACGAGTGAACAACCGGCGTCACCTGAACCCCTTCTGAGTGCATGGTCACTATGCTGGAGTCGCCCTCCCGCAGTGCGTGCCCCGATGACGTCGGCCGCGAAGAGCCGGTCGGCCGCCGCGAGACGGCGACCCGACGAAGGCCCCGGGATGGCGATCATGTCCGTGCGATGGCACGAGCCCTCGCACATGTCGCATCAAGAAGGGTCAACATCCAAGTGGCTGAATTCACCTGGGACGCCATCGACAGGAAGGCCGTCGACACGGCCCGCGTACTCGCCGCCGACTCGGTCGAGGCCGCCGGCAACGGTCACCCCGGCACCGCGATGAGCCTCGCGCCGGTCGCCCACCTGCTCTTCCAGAAGGTGATGCGTCGCGACCCCAGCGACTCCACCTGGATCGGCCGCGACCGCTTCATCCTCTCCGCCGGTCACGCCTCGATCCTCCAGTACGTGCAGTTCTACCTGCACGGCTACGGCCTCGAGCTCGAGGACCTCCAGCACCTCCGCAAGTGGGGCTCGAAGACCCCGGGTCACCCGGAGTACGGCCACACCGACGGCGTCGAGATCACCACCGGCCCGCTCGGCCAGGGCCTCGCCTCGGCCGTGGGCTTCGGCTACGCGCAGCGCTTCGAGCGCGGCCTCTTCGACCCGGAGACCGCCGACGGCGAGTCGCCGTTCGACCACTTCACCTACGTGATCGCCGGTGACGGCGACATGCAGGAAGGCGTCACGAACGAGGCCGCGAGCCTCGCCGGCCGCCAGCAGCTCGGTCGTCTGGTCGTCTTCTACGACTCGAACCAGATCTCGATCGAGGACGACACCGACATCTCCTTCTCGGAGAGCGTCCCGGACCGCTACGAGGCGCTCGGCTGGCACGTCCAGACCGTCGACTGGAAGAAGACGGGCGAGTACTCGGAAGACGTCGAGTCCCTCTTCGCCGCGGTCGAGGCCGCCAAGGCCGTCACCGACAAGCCGTCGCTCATCGTCCTCAAGACGATCATCGGCTGGCCGTCGCCGACCAAGCAGAACTCCGGCAAGATCCACGGCTCCGCCCTCGGTGGCGAGGAGCTCAAGGGCCTCAAGGAGGTCCTCGGCTTCGACCCCGAGCAGACCTTCCACGTCGACCCCGAGGTGCTCGAGTACACCCGCGGTGCCGTCGCCAAGGGCCAGGCGCAGCACGCCGAGTGGCAGAAGACCTTCGACGCGTGGGCCGCGGCCAACCCCGAGAAGAAGGCGCTCCTCGACCGCATCAACGCCGGCGAGCTCCCCGAGGGCCTCGAAGAAGCCCTCCCGGTCTTCCCGACCGAGAAGGCCGTCTCGACCCGTGCCGCGTCCGGCAAGGTCATCAACGCCATCGCGCCGCTCATGCCCGAGTTCTGGGGCGGCTCGGCCGACCTCGCCGAGTCGAACCTGACCACGATCGAGGGCGCCAAGTCCTTCGGTCCGGTCGAGGCCTCGACCAAGGCGTGGAGCACCGACCCGTACGGCCGCGTGCTGCACTTCGGCATCCGCGAGCACGCGATGGGCTCGATCCTGTCGGGCATCGTCCTGCACGGGAACACCCGCCCCTTCGGCGGCACGTTCCTCATCTTCAGCGACTACATGCGTCCGGCGGTCCGTCTCGCCGCGCTCATGCAGGCGCCGGCGATCTACGTCTGGACGCACGACTCCGTCGCCCTCGGTGAGGACGGCCCGACGCACCAGCCGATCGAGCAGCTCAGCGCCCTCCGCGCGATCCCGGGCCTGGACGTCGTCCGCCCGGCCGACGCCAACGAGGTCGCCTACGCCTGGCTCGAGATGCTCAAGCACAAGGACCGCCCGGCCGGCATCGCGCTGAGCCGTCAGAACCTCCCCGTCTTCGAGCGTGGCGAGGGCGACGCCTCCGGTGAGGTCTTCGCCTCGGCGAAGAACGTCGCCAAGGGCGCGTACGTCCTGGCCGAGGCGCCGAACGGCACCCCCGACGTGATCCTCATCGCGACCGGTTCCGAGGTCCAGATCGCCGTCGAGGCCCGCGAGCAGCTCAAGGGCGAGGGCATCAACGCCCGCGTCGTGAGCGCCCCGTCGCTCGAGTGGTTCCGCGCCCAGTCCGAGAACTACCAGGACCAGGTGCTGCCGAAGAACGTCACCGCGCGCGTCTCGGTCGAGGCCGGGATCGCCATGAGCTGGCGCGACATCATCGGCGACAAGGGCCGCAGCGTCTCGATCGAGCACTTCGGTGCCTCGGCCGACTACCAGACGCTGTTCAAGGAGTTCGGCTTCACGACGGAGCACGTCGTGGCCGCCGCGAAGGAATCCCTCGCGGCTTCCTGACCCCCTGAGGGCCGGGTCCGGTTCGCCGGATCCGGCCCTTCTTCCGGGAGGCGCGGCTCGGCCCCGCCACGCGCCGCCCGGTCCCCCAGACCCCGGCCACCAGGCCGATGAAGGAAAGAAGAGAAACACATGGCTGAGAACACCCCCACCGCCGCGCTCTCCGCGGTCGGCGTGAGCATCTGGCTCGACGACCTGTCCCGCGAGCTCCTCGAGACCGGCAAGCTCGAGTCCCTCATCGCCGAGAAGAACGTCGTCGGCGTCACGACGAACCCGACGATCTTCGCCTCGGCCCTCGCCAAGGGCGAGCGCTACGACGCACAGGTCAAGGAGCTGGCCGCCGCCGGCACCGAGGTCACCGACGCGATCTTCGAGATCACCACGCAGGACGTCGCCAACGCGTCCGACGTCTTCAAGCCGATCTACGACTCGACCAAGGGCTTCGACGGCCGCGTGTCGATCGAGGTCGAGCCGGGCCTCGCGCACGAGACCCAGAAGACCATCGAGCAGGCCAAGTTCCTGTTCGACAAGGTCGGCAAGGAGAACGTCCTCATCAAGATCCCGGCAACGGTCGAGGGCCTCGAGGCCATCACCGAGGTCATCGCCGCCGGCATCTCGGTCAACGTCACCCTGATCTTCTCGCTCGAGCGCTACCGCGCCGTCATCGACGCCTACCTCGGTGGCCTCGAGAAGGCCAAGGCCGCCGGCCACGACCTCTCGAAGATCCACTCGGTCGCGTCCTTCTTCGTGTCGCGCGTCGACTCCGAGATCGACAAGCGTCTCGACGCCGTCGGCACGGACGAGGCGAAGGCCCTCAAGTCGAAGGCCGGCATCGCCAACGCGCAGCTCGCCTACCAGGTCTGGACCGAGGCGTTCGCCTCCGAGCGCGCCCTCGGCCTGCTCGAGGCCGGTGCGAACACCCAGCGTCCGCTCTGGGCCTCGACCGGTGTCAAGGACCCGTCGCTCCCCGACACGCTCTACGTGACCGAGCTGGCCGCGCCGAGCACCGTCAACACCATGCCGGGCAAGACGCTCGACGCCACGTTCGACCACGGCGAGATCCACGGCGACGCCATCGCCGGGTCGTTCGACGCCGCGCAGCAGGTCCTCGACCAGCTCGCCGCCCAGGGCATCGACTACGACGACGTCGTGGCGCTGCTCGAGAAGGAGGGCGTCGACAAGTTCAACGTCTCGTGGGGCGAGCTCGTCGACACCGTCAAGAACGCACTCGAGGGCGCCAAGTAGTGACGGTTTCCATCGCCGCCAGCGGTGACGCGGCGCGGGCCATCGACCAGGTGGTCCCGCGTCTCGTCACCGATCTGGTGGCATCGGGCATCACCGCCCAGGACCCCGAGCTCTGGGGTCCCGACGCCGAGGCCGAGGCGTCGAAGCGCCTCGGCTGGGTGGAGGCCGTCTCGGTCTCCCGCCCGCTCGTCGCCGAGGTCACGGCGCTGCGCGAGTCGCTCCTCGCCGAGGGGGTCGACCACGTCGTCCTCGCCGGCATGGGCGGCTCGTCGCTCGCGCCCGAGGTCATCACCCGGACCGCCGGCGTGCCGCTCACGGTCCTCGACTCCACCGACCCGGCGCAGGTCCGCGCCGCCGTGGAGCACCAGCTGGACCGCACCGTGCTCGTCGTGTCCTCGAAGTCGGGTTCGACCCTCGAGACCGACTCGCAGCGCCGTGTCTACGAGCAGGCCTTCCGCGACGCCGGCATCGACCCGGCGAAGCGCATCGTCGTCGTCACCGACCCGGGCTCCCCGCTCGAGGCCGCCGCGACGGACGCCGGGTACCGCGTCTTCACCGCCGACCCGAACGTCGGCGGCCGCTACTCCGCACTGACCGCGTTCGGCCTGGTGCCGTCCGGCCTCGCCGGTGCCGACATCGCGGAGCTCCTCGACGAGGCCGACGCCATCTCGGCGCTGCTCTCGGTCGACATCGACGAGAACCCGGGCCTCGTGCTCGGCGCCGTCCTCGGGGGCACCGCGCCCCTCCGCTCCACGATCGGCATCGTCGCGGACGGCACCCACATCGTCGGGTTCGGCGACTGGGTGGAACAGCTGATCGCGGAGTCCACCGGCAAGGACGGCCGCGGCTTGCTGCCGGTCGTGCTCGACGTCGACTCCCCCGAGGTGACCGCTGGACTGCCCGACCTGCAGGTGATCCGACTCGTCGGCTCCCGCGAGGACGAGCGCCACGTCGCCGAGGGCGAGGTCGAGATCACCGGCACGCTCGGCGGCCAGCTCCTCGTGTGGGAGTACGCCGTGGCCGTCGCCGGTCGCCTGCTCGGCATCGACCCGTTCGACCAGCCCGACGTCGAGGCCGCCAAGTCCGCGGCCCGCGCCCTCCTGGACGACCGCCCGGCACCGACCGAACCGGCCTTCACCGAGGACGGCACCGCCGTCCACGCGACCGAGGGCCTGGCGGTCGGGACGACGATCGCGGAAGCCGTGTCGCGCCTCCTGGACCACGTCGGCCCCACCGACTACCTGGCCGTGCAGGCGTACGTTGACCGCACCGCGAACCCGGACCTCGAGTCGCTGCGCGACGCCTTCGCGGCGCGCACCGGCCGACCCGTCACGTTCGGCTGGGGACCGCGCTTCCTGCACTCGACCGGCCAGTACCACAAGGGCGGCCCGGCGAACGGCGTGTTCCTCCAGATCGTGGCCGACGAGCCCGACGACCTGGCCATCCCCGGTCGTCCGTTCACGTTCGGCCAGCTCATCCAGGCCCAGGCCTCCGGCGACGCGAGTGTCCTCGCGCAGCACGGCCGCCCGGTCCTGACCCTCACGACGACGGACGTCGCAGCTGCCACCGCAGCACTGACGGCCGCCGTCACCCTCTGACTCTCGAAGGAGTTCACCGACTCATGTCACCGGTGGCAATCACCCCGGAGCACAACCCGCTCCGGCTGCCGACGGATCGTCGACTGAACCGGATCGCGGGACCCAGCACCCTCATCATCTTCGGCGTGACGGGCGACCTGTCCCGCAAGAAGCTGATGCCCGCGGTCTACGACCTGGCGAACCGAGGGCTCCTGCCCCCGGGGTTCGCCCTCGTCGGGTTCGCTCGACGTGACTGGGAGGACCAAGACTTCTCCCAGCTCGTCCACGACGCGGTCCAGGAGCACTCGCGCACCCCGTTCGACGAGGACGTCTGGCGTCAGCTCGAACAGGGCATCCGGTTCGTCCAGGGATCGTTCGACGACCCCGAGGCGTTCCGCGAGCTCAAGCGGACCGTCGACACGCTGGACGCGGAGCGCGGGACGCTCGGCAACCACGCGTTCTACCTGTCCATCCCGCCGAAGATGTTCCCCGTGGTCACCGAGCAGCTCAAGCTGTCCGGGCTGACCGAGAAGCGCGAGGACTCGTGGAGCCGCGTGGTCGTCGAGAAGCCCTTCGGCTCCGACCTCCGCACGGCGCGCGAGCTGAACGCGATCGTCGAGAGCGTCTTCGCTCCGGACGACGTGTTCCGCATCGACCACTACCTCGGCAAGGAGACCGTCCAGAACCTCCTGACGCTGCGGTTCGCGAACCAGATGTACGAACCCATCTGGAACTCGAACTACGTGGACCACGTGCAGATCACGATGGCCGAGGACATCGGCGTCGCCGGACGTGCCGCGTACTACGACGGCATCGGTGCAGCGCGCGACGTCATCCAGAACCACCTCCTGCAGCTCCTCGCGCTCACCGCGATGGAGGAGCCGGTCTCGTTCAAGGCGGCGGACCTCCGCGCCGAGAAGGAGAAGGTCCTCTCCGCGGTGCGCCTGCCCGAGGACCTGTCGACCGCCACGGCCCGCGGGCAGTACGCCGGCGGTTGGCAGGGCGGCGAGAAGGTGCTCGGCTTCCTCGAGGAAGCGGGCATGGACCCCGAGTCCGGCACCGAGACCTACGCGGCGATCAAGCTCGACATCGCGACCCGTCGCTGGCAGGGCGTCCCGTTCTACCTCCGCGCCGGCAAGCGTCTCGGTCGCCGCGTGACCGAGATCGCGATCGTGTTCAAGCGTGTCCCCGAGGACGTCTACGGCAACTCGCAGTCGCCCCTCGGCCAGAACGCGCTCGTCATCCGTGTGCAGCCGGACGAGGGCGTCACGCTCCGCTTCGGCTCGAAGGTCCCCGGCGTCGGCACCCAGGTGCGCGACGTGACGATGGACTTCGGCTACGGCCACGCGTTCACCGAGGCCTCGCCCGAGGCGTACGAGCGACTCATCCTCGACGTGCTCCTCGGCGACCCGCCCCTGTTCCCCCGTCACCAAGAGGTGGAACTGTCGTGGAAGATCCTCGACCCGATCGAGGAGTTCTGGGCCATGCAGGGCCAGCCCGAGCAGTACCGTCCCGGCACGTGGGGCCCGGCATCCGCCGACGCCCTGCTCGCCCGCGACGGCCGGACCTGGAGGCGTCCATGAAGATCGACCTGCCGAATACCACGGTCTCGAAGATCCAGAAGAAGCTCGTCCACATCCGCGAAGAGGGCGGCGCCGTCGCCCTCGGTCGTGTCCTGACCCTCATCATCTCGACGGCCCTCGGGCACGAGGAAGAGGCGATCGAGGCCGCGAACGAGGCGTCCCGCGAGCACCCGATGCGCGTCATCATCGTGTCGAAGAACGACGGCGACACGAAGTCGCCCGGTCGCCTCGACGCGCAGATCCGCGTCGGCAGCGACGCGGGTGCGAGCGAGGTCATCGTCCTCCGCGCCTACGGCGAGACCGCGACCGACGAGGAGAGCCTGGTCACCGGCCTCCTCCTGCCGGACGCGCCCGTCGTGGCCTGGTGGCCGCAGACCGCCCCGGAGCAGCCCTCGGCCTCGGCCCTGGGCCGCATCGCCCAGCGACGGATCACCGACGCGGCCGCGCAGAAGGACCCGAACGGTGCGATCGAGGCCCTCGGTGCCTCGTACGTGCCGGGCGACACCGACTTCGCGTGGACCCGTCTCACCCTGTGGCGCAACCAGCTCGCCGCAGCGCTCGACCAGCCGCCGTACGAGCCGATCACCGCCGTCGAGGTCTCGGGGGCGTACGACAGCCCGTCGACGATCCTGCTCGCCGCGTGGCTGCAGCTGCAGCTCGAGGTGCCGGTGGCCGTCGTCACGTCGCCGCGTGCGACCGGGTCGAGCGGCATCCACGGCGTGAAGCTCGTGCGCGAGTCCGGCACCATCGAGCTCGAGCGGTCCCTGGTGGACGTCGCGACGCTCTCGATGCCCGGGCAGCCGACGCACGACCTGTCGCTGCCGCGCCGCAACCTGCGCGACTGCCTGGCCGAGGAACTCCGTAGACTCGACCCGGACGTCCTCTTCGGAGACGTCGTCAAGCACGGGGTCCCCCAGCTGCGCGAGTCCATCGCCGGCTGAGCAAGCCCCACAGGACCGGTCGGGCCGGCCGTCGTTCGTCCAGCGCGAGCGGCGGCCGGCCCGGACGGTCGGACCGACGGTGGTCGTACGACCGGTCGACCGCCACGAACACGGGAGTCACGTGACCAACGAACGGCGGGTGCTGGTGCACCCGGACAAGCAGGCCCTCGGCGCTTCGGTCGCCGCACGCTTCATCACGAAGATCATCGACGTGCTCGACGAGCAGGAGCGCGCGGACATCGCCATCAGCGGTGGCTCCGTGTCGTCCCTCGTCCTCGCCGCGATCGGCCAGTCGCCGGCGCGTGAGAGCGTCGACTGGTCGAAGGTGCACGTGTGGTGGGTCGACGAGCGTTGGGTGCCCGCGGGCGATGCCGATCGCAACATCACCGGCACGCAGACGGACTTCTTCGACCACGTCGACATCCCGGAGTCGAACATCCACCCGATCGCGGCGTCGGACGCTGGCATCTCGATCGAGGACGCTGCGACCCGCTACGAGCAGGAGCTGCACGCCGCCGCGCCGGACGACGCCATCGCGCCCCGGTTCGATATCACGCTCCTCGGGGTCGGACCCGACGGTCACACCGCGTCGCTCTTCCCGGAGTTCCCGCAGCTCACCATGACGGACCGCATCGTGCTGCCGGTGGACGACTCCCCCAAGCCGCCGCCGCAGCGCCTGACCCTCACCTACCCGGCGATCAACGCGTCGCAGCGTGTCTGGGTCATCCTGTCGGGTGCCGAGAAGGCCTCGGTCCTCGGGCTCGCGCTCGCGGGTGCCTCGGTCGACGAGGTTCCCGTCGGTGGTGTGCAGGGGCGCAAGCGCACCGTGTTCTTCGTGGACCAGGACGCCGCTCGCGACGTCCCCGAGAACCTCATCGCGTCGACGTACTAGACGCGGGTCCCTGACGGACGGGAGGCGCGGTGCCGACTGGCACCGCGCCTCCCGTCCGTTCGTGGGTGCGCTTGCCGCGCCCGCCCGCGCCCGAGCGGGCGGAATACGTCACGCTCGGCGCGCCGGAGCGGCGCGTTCCGCCCGCTCGACGGGACGCCTCCGGCGTGTCCTGCCCACTCGACGCCGCCCCCGCGCACCCACCACACGCACGGAGGCCCCCGTACCGGATCGGTACGGGGGCCTTCGGACGTCTCGTGCGACTACTTCGCGGTGCCGCGACGCTGCCGAAGCTGCTGCAACGCGTCCTCGAGGAGCTGCGCCGCCTCTTCTTCGGTGCGACGCTCCTTCACGTACGCGAGGTGCGTCTTGTACGGCTCGGTCTTGGAGACCACGGGAGGGTTCTCCTTGTCGCGACCAGCCGGGAGCCCGGTCGACGGCGAGTCCACCGTCTCGGGGATCTCGTCATCGGGGAGGCCGGCGGCGAAGTACCGCACGACCTCGTTGCCGAGGGCGTCCCAGTACGAGATCGCCACACGCTCGGCCTGGACCCCGCGGTCCTGCTCCCCCATCGGGCCCGCGCCGACGCGCGAACCCCGGATTGCACTGCCTCCGGATGCCATGGATCAGCTCCCCGCCGTGAACTTGTTGATGAGACCGAGCACGATGATCGACACGATCCAGAGGAGACCGAGGATCACCGTGATGCGGTTGAGGTTGCGCTCGGCGACGCCGGACGCCCCGAGGTTGCTCGTCACGCCGCCGCCGAACATGTCGGAGAGGCCGCCACCGCGGCCCTTGTGCAGCAGGATGAGGAGCGTGAGCAGGAGGCTCGTTATCGCGAGCAGGACCTGCAGCACGACGGAGAGAATCGCCACGACGTACCTTTCGTGTCAGTCAGCCATCCGAGTATACCGGCCAGGTGGTCGGCCGAGGTCCCCGGGCTGGGCGTGGCACAGGCCGGCCGCACGATGGCGACCGGCCTGTGTCCGGTGGATCAGAGCCCGACGTGCTGCCGGAAGCGCGCGATGGCCGCGAACTCCTGCACGTCGAGGGAGGCGCCACCGACGAGCGCGCCGTCGATGTCGGGCTCGCGCAGGAAGCCGGCGATGTTGCCCGACTTCACCGAGCCGCCGTAGAGGACCCGCGTCGCCGCGGCTGCCTCGTCGCCCCAGGCTGCAGCGATCCCTCGACGGATCGCAGCGCATTCGTCCTGCGCCTGCTCGGCGGTCGCGGCCTGCCCGGAGCCGATCGCCCAGACCGGCTCGTACGCCACGACGATCTCGGAGGGCTGCACGGCGTCGAGGACGACCTGCAGCTGCTCGACCGGCACGACACCGGCTCCGCGCTCCTCGCGCTGCTCACCGGTCTCGCCGACGCAGACCACCGGCACGAGACCGTGCTTGACGGCCGCGGCCGTCTTCGCGGCGACGATCTCGTCGGTCTCCGCGTGCAGCGTGCGCCGCTCGGAGTGTCCGACGATGACGTACTGCGCGTCGAGTGCGGCGAGGAAGGCCCCGGACACGTCGCCCGTGTAGGCGCCCGAGTCGTACTGGGACAGGTCCTGCGCGCCGAAGCGGATCGGGAGCTTGTCGGCCGAGATGAGCGTCTGCACGCTCCGGAGGTCGGTGAAGGGCGGGAACACCGCGACCTCGACGTCGTCGAAGTCGTGGCGTGCGTCCTTCAGCGTCCACGCGAGCTTCTGCACGGTGGCGATGGCCTGGAGGTGGTCCAGGTTCATCTTCCAGTTGCCCGCGATGAGCGGCGTCCGGGTCATCGCGACCACCCCAGTGCTTCGAGACCGGGGAGCGACTTGCCCTCGAGGAACTCGAGGCTCGCACCGCCACCGGTCGAGATGTGCCCGAACTGGTCGTCCGAGAAGCCGAGCGACCGGACGGCCGCGGCGGAGTCGCCACCGCCGACCACGCCGAGGCCGTCGACCTCGGTCAGGGCCTGCGCGACGGTCTTCGTGCCGGCGGCGAAGGCCGGGAACTCGAACACGCCCATCGGGCCGTTCCAGAACACGGTCTTCGACGAGGAGACCGCGGACGCGAACCGCGCCGCCGTCTCCGGGCCGATGTCGAGGCCGATGCCGTCCGCCCCGAAGGACGACGACTCGATCGCGTCCGCGGCGACGGTCTCGTGCGAGGCGTCGGCCGCGAACCCGGACGCCACGACGACGTCCGTCGGCAGGTCGATCGTCACGCCGAGCTCCTTCGCCCGCGAGAGGTACTCGCGGACGACGTCGAGCTGGTCGGCCTCGAGCAGCGACTTCGCGACCCCGTGGCCCTGGGCCGCGAGGAACGTGAAGAGCATGCCGCCGCCGATGCAGAGTGTGTCCACCTGCGGCAGGAGGTGGTCGATGACGCCGAGCTTGTCGCTGACCTTCGACCCGCCGAGCACGACCGTGTACGGCCGATCCGGCGTCGTCGTGAGGCGTTCGAGCACGCCGAGCTCGGTCTCGATGAGCGACCCCGCTGCACTGGGCAGCGCGGACGCGAGCTCGTACACCGAGGCCTGCTTGCGGTGCACGACACCGAAGCCGTCGGACACGAAGGCGTCCCCGAGGGCGGCGATGCGGTCCGCGAAGCCACTGCGCACGGCAGCGTCCTTCGAGGTCTCCTCCGGGTTGAACCGGAGGTTCTCGAGCAGCAGGACGTCGC
The sequence above is a segment of the Curtobacterium sp. BH-2-1-1 genome. Coding sequences within it:
- the tpiA gene encoding triose-phosphate isomerase; this encodes MTRTPLIAGNWKMNLDHLQAIATVQKLAWTLKDARHDFDDVEVAVFPPFTDLRSVQTLISADKLPIRFGAQDLSQYDSGAYTGDVSGAFLAALDAQYVIVGHSERRTLHAETDEIVAAKTAAAVKHGLVPVVCVGETGEQREERGAGVVPVEQLQVVLDAVQPSEIVVAYEPVWAIGSGQAATAEQAQDECAAIRRGIAAAWGDEAAAATRVLYGGSVKSGNIAGFLREPDIDGALVGGASLDVQEFAAIARFRQHVGL
- the secG gene encoding preprotein translocase subunit SecG — protein: MAILSVVLQVLLAITSLLLTLLILLHKGRGGGLSDMFGGGVTSNLGASGVAERNLNRITVILGLLWIVSIIVLGLINKFTAGS
- a CDS encoding phosphoglycerate kinase codes for the protein MALRTLEDLGDLAGKRVVVRCDLNVPLKDGVITDDGRVRASLTTLNTLINAGARVIVISHLGRPDGEPKPEFSLAPVAQRLSELLGKEVTFVGETVGDEATAAAGELGDGDVLLLENLRFNPEETSKDAAVRSGFADRIAALGDAFVSDGFGVVHRKQASVYELASALPSAAGSLIETELGVLERLTTTPDRPYTVVLGGSKVSDKLGVIDHLLPQVDTLCIGGGMLFTFLAAQGHGVAKSLLEADQLDVVREYLSRAKELGVTIDLPTDVVVASGFAADASHETVAADAIESSSFGADGIGLDIGPETAARFASAVSSSKTVFWNGPMGVFEFPAFAAGTKTVAQALTEVDGLGVVGGGDSAAAVRSLGFSDDQFGHISTGGGASLEFLEGKSLPGLEALGWSR
- the pgl gene encoding 6-phosphogluconolactonase gives rise to the protein MTNERRVLVHPDKQALGASVAARFITKIIDVLDEQERADIAISGGSVSSLVLAAIGQSPARESVDWSKVHVWWVDERWVPAGDADRNITGTQTDFFDHVDIPESNIHPIAASDAGISIEDAATRYEQELHAAAPDDAIAPRFDITLLGVGPDGHTASLFPEFPQLTMTDRIVLPVDDSPKPPPQRLTLTYPAINASQRVWVILSGAEKASVLGLALAGASVDEVPVGGVQGRKRTVFFVDQDAARDVPENLIASTY
- a CDS encoding RNA polymerase-binding protein RbpA, with translation MASGGSAIRGSRVGAGPMGEQDRGVQAERVAISYWDALGNEVVRYFAAGLPDDEIPETVDSPSTGLPAGRDKENPPVVSKTEPYKTHLAYVKERRTEEEAAQLLEDALQQLRQRRGTAK